Within the Miscanthus floridulus cultivar M001 chromosome 2, ASM1932011v1, whole genome shotgun sequence genome, the region gctggcttgttctgagaggaaaacactattggttgactggtttgggctggctgaaaccaacaagcgaacaggacggTTGACTGAAtggtttgggctgactgaaaccaacaagcgaacagagtgAATATCGGTTTGGTGCATCGACTTTGGATTAttgggcctgttcgctggttggtttctgggctggtttgaattgactggtgctggtttattgtgagagaaaaatattattggctGGCTGATTCGGACCGGTTGAAACCAACCAGCGATTTCGATCATCTCCTCTGATGGCACGGCTGATGGCAACTCGGCAACGACGCTCGCTCCGATCCGATGCGTTGGTTGGTTGCCTGGCCCCGCGCGCCTTCGTCAGGCTATAGCCTCTGTGCGAACAGCGTCTGACGACGTCCTCACCAACTTCCATGCACCGGGCTTCCATGGATATGCATGGCAGCAGCATGGGTAGCTCTAGCTCCCCAACGCAACTCCGTACCCGAGAGTCAGGCATAGCAGATGCCTTGATCTGATGCCCAGCTCGTGTGCTGCCAGAAGTGAGTGCATGCATTAGGCTgtatttagttcgcgaaatttgaaaatttggctactgtagcaattttgtttttatttagcaattagtgttcaatcatggactaattagactcaaaacgttcgtctcgcgatttccaacaaaactgtgcaatttgttttttttttcatctacatttaatgctccatgcacgtatcgtaagattcgatgtgatgactactgtagcactttttaagaaactttttaggaactaaacacagccttaataGCAGTGCAACTGGCTCTAATCAACGTCTTGTCTGGCTAACCAGAGGCTCAGAAAAGCAGTGCCGTCGGCTTATCCTGGCTTAATATAGGACTGTTTGGTACAACTTATTTATGTAGAGCTTTTCTAAAGCGCTCGTTGTCTTGAAAAGCTGTGGCCAAAACAAGCTGTGGCTAAAATAAGTTGGGTGTTTGATAACCCTGATTTTTTTGCAATAAGCTTGTCTGCCATGGGTGTGAAATGACTTGTATGCCCCTGCTGTGTGTAGCACTTGTTTTAATGCTGAATAAGCGTAGAATACATTTGCGATATCAATTAATTGATATTTACATTTGAATTTCCAGGGCAAATTTAAGAAAAGGGAAAAGGCACAGTAgtttaagaaaaggaaaaaatggaACAataatttaaaattatattcTTCAGGTTCCAGGGCAAAGCACATACGCCAATTTCTCCAAAATACCAAAAGTACCTATGCCCAAGCAAGTCTCTAGCCTAGCTAAAGCATTTACATCAGTGCAATAGCAATAGAATTACGAAAAGCACCCATGTCACTATCATCTCTTAGCACACTTGAGTTGTTCATGGAAGACTGTGAATCTTCTACACTATCTTCGTTACTATAGTTTTCAAAGTCTGCATCATGTATGGCGCTGTCTCTAATGAAATTATGAAGAGCCATCATTGCGATTATGATTTTCGATTGCTTCTTTACTGAATACTTAGGCATGTTCAACAGAATGTGCCATTTCATCTTGAGTACACCAAAGCTACGTTCAATCACATTTCTAAGGGATGAATGTGCATAGTTAAACATCTCCTTTGATCCTGTTGGTTGGTGGCTGTAACGTCCTGCCTCCTCGaggccaggcccgcttacatctggtagctttcctaggacatagactgtcctcacagaccaacaccagtcttttctgcacactttgtcctcactcatgcgcccccgggaagaacttcccggtcggtcacccatcgctctaggccaaaCACGCTTAACAttggagttcttaagagatgggcttccagaaaagaagttgcaacttgttggtatgagtatcctattaatcctattaagccctaggccggggtgttacatcctcacccccttaggaGACCGACGTCCTCGTCAGTCAACCCCATGCCAGGAACGTCacctcttggccacgtccgtgtgtctagtgccagcgcatgtgccatgctgggtgaccactctgggtccacaccagccatgtgcaccatgcctgcgcaactaacacacgcgcccgtgaaaccgcaagggtcggctctgataccattctgtaacgtcctgcCTCCTCGaggccaggcccgcttacatctggtagctttcctaggacatagactgccctcacagaccaacatcagtcttttctgcgcactttgtcctcactcatgcgcccccggaaagaacttcccggtcggtcacccatcgctctaggccaagcacgcttaaccttggagttcttaagagatgagcttccagaaaaaaagttacaacttgttggtatgagtatcctattaatcctattaagccctaggCCGGGGTGTTACAGTGGCCATGTTGCCATTCGGACACATGATATCTTTGACCCTTGTAAGGGGCAAGAAATCCCTTTCTATTAGGATATCCTGAGTCGACAAGATAATACTTACCTACATTAACAATATGTTAGTATAATAGATAATTTATACACAAGTACAAATAGTCTTTTATGCATGCAACTAAGCATATCTTCTGGGGCACGTGGAAATTGATCCTTATATGTTACTAATGTATCCATTAATATTTGGGTGTCATGTACTGATCTAGGCCAACCACTGACAACAAATGTAAACCTCGTATCAAAGTCACAAACCGCCATGATATTTTGCGAAGCATATCCGTGCCGACCAAAGTACTTAGGTTGTTCAAACAATGGTACTATAACAGGTATATGTGATCCATCAATTGCACCTATGCAATCCTTGAAATGAGGCCAAAATCTATCTTCTAGAAGTTTTGCATGCACAATTGTAAACTGAGAATCTTTTGGTTTGATGATGTCAGTTGTCATCCTATTAATACTTTGTAGAACCTCACCAAACTTCCTACTAATAGTTTCCTTTGATTGATGAAACTTATTCTTAGCTTGCCTAACATATTGTGGTGCACCACACATCCATAGGAACATTCCAAGTGCTTCCTTGCTACATACCTCTTTACTGGATGTCAAGCCATAATCATTCACCAATGTCTCATGAAGACATCGAAAGACTGTCCTTCTCATTCGAAACATGTCATAACAATCATCACTGTCTTGAAGTTGGCGCTCGACCCACTGAATTCCAGTTTCAGGAGGTATAGTCCTAGGATTGTTCATACCAGATCCACCATCTATGCATTGGAGAGCAAGGTACAACACtatgaaatcatcatcatcatcctttgtATCTGTACCACCATCCGCAATGTCACCACTTGATTCTTTAGTATCACTACAAGAGCTCATCTGCACAAATAAAGAAAATTTATAAAAACAGTTACACATATACTGTAACAGTGGCAGTCATATGACGAGGGAGGCACAACAATTTATAAAAGATAAAAGATGATATACATCCAGATATTTGTAGACAAGGGACACTGAAATTTATAAAGACATTGACACTCATATGACAAACACAATATAAATATCAAGGTAGGTCTTATTACATAATATGTCTTAAACATGTCTATTACATGACCAACAAAAATAAATGACTAATGCTTCCTCCTGTCCTCCCACGCCCTCCTAAGCCAATTGAGCTTGCCAATAGAGGTCTTCAAAGTCATAAACATATCACGATACTCCTTCTTCATAAGCAGTTGTGTGGCATAATAGTGTTCATCGGTCTCTTCTTCAGCCCCATCCTGAATTACTAATTCTATGAGTTGTGCCATCTCTTGTCTAACATGATCCACCACCGGAGAAGTTGTGGAATTTTTACTACTCTGAG harbors:
- the LOC136537263 gene encoding protein ALP1-like, whose translation is MSSCSDTKESSGDIADGGTDTKDDDDDFIVLYLALQCIDGGSGMNNPRTIPPETGIQWVERQLQDSDDCYDMFRMRRTVFRCLHETLVNDYGLTSSKEVCSKEALGMFLWMCGAPQYVRQAKNKFHQSKETISRKFGEVLQSINRMTTDIIKPKDSQFTIVHAKLLEDRFWPHFKDCIGAIDGSHIPVIVPLFEQPKYFGRHGYASQNIMAVCDFDTRFTFVVSGWPRSVHDTQILMDTLVTYKDQFPRAPEDMLSKYYLVDSGYPNRKGFLAPYKGQRYHVSEWQHGRYSHQPTGSKEMFNYAHSSLRNVIERSFGVLKMKWHILLNMPKYSVKKQSKIIIAMMALHNFIRDSAIHDADFENYSNEDSVEDSQSSMNNSSVLRDDSDMGAFRNSIAIALM